The segment CGTATTATACGTTGATGAAGTTAACTTACTTGATGATCAAATCTCCAATCAACTACTAACGGTTCTCACCGAAGGACGTAACCAAATTGAACGGGAAGGTATCAGTTTTCAACACCCTTGTCAACCCCTATTAATTGCCACCTATAACCCCGAAGAAGGACCCCTAAGACGGCATTTATTAGACCGAATTGCGATCGCCCTTTCTGCTGATGGGGTATTAGCCTTAGACCAGCGCGTTCAAGCGGTTGATCAAGCCATTGACTATGCCAACTCTCCCCAAGTATTTATTAATCAATATAGCGAAGAAATTGACGATATTAGAACCGAAATTATCCTGGCCAGAGAATGGTTAAAAGAAGTCAAAATAAGCACCGATCAGATTAGCTATTTAGTCGAAGAAGCCATCCGAGGGGGCATAGAAGGGCATCGCGCCGAACTTTTTGCGGTTCGAGTCGCTAAAGCTGCCGCAGCCCTAGAAGGACGAAATATCATCACTCCAGACGATCTACGACGGGCGGTGGAATTGGTCATCGTGCCCCGTTCGATCTTCATGCCACCCCCTCCCCAGGATGAGATGCAACCCCCTCCCCCTCCTCCTCCCCAACAACCCCAAGACGAGTCTAGCCAAGACCAAGAGGAACAAGAAGAAGAAGAAAATAAAGAAGAACCGGAACAAGAACCCCCAGGCATCCCTGAAGAGTTCGTTTTTGACATCGAAGGGGTGATTTTAGACCCCAACGTGCTTTATTTTGCTCAAATGGCACAGCGTCAGGGCAAGTCCGGCAGTCGGAGTCTCATCTTTTCTGACGACCGGGGACGCTACGTTAAACCCATGATCCCCAAAGGCAAGGTCAGACGTATTGCCGTCGATGCCACCTTACGCGCGGCTGCCCCCTATCAAAAAGCCCGTCGGTCACGCCATCCAGGGCGCAACGTTATCGTGGAACAAGGGGATATTCGGTCAAAACGCCTGGCCAGGAAAGCGGGCGCTTTAATTGTCTTTGTGGTGGATGCGTCGGGGTCGATGGCTTTAAACCGAATGCAGTCCGCTAAGGGTGCAGTGATGCGTCTGTTGACGGAAGCTTACGAAAACCGCGACCAAGTGGCGTTAATTCCCTTTAGAGGAGAACAGGCGGACGTTTTGTTACCTCCTACCCGTTCTATTGCTTTAGCCCGACGACGCTTAGAAACGCTACCCTGTGGGGGAGGTTCGCCCTTGGCACACGGGTTAACCCAAGCGGTTCATGTAGGGATGAATGCGAAGATGTCGGGGGATATCGGTCAGGTGGTGATCGTTGCCATAACCGATGGTCGGGGTAATATTCCTTTGGCTAAGTCTTTAGGCGAACCGTTGCCTGAAGGAGAAAAGCCCGATATTAAGGGCGAACTGTTAGAAATTGCCGGAAAAATTCGGGCGTTAGGGATGAAATTATTGGTCATAGATACGGAGAAAAAATTTGTTTCTACTGGTTTTGGTAAGGAATTAGCAACAACCGCAGGGGGGACGTATTATCAGTTACCCAGGGCAACGGATCAGGCTATTGCACAGATGGCTAAAGGGGCGATCGCTGATTTAAGGTAGATTTGTCGGTTATGTCAAATTCACTAATGATATTAGGTCAAATACAATGAACTTATTAGAGGACGTTAAAGCAAAAACTAAAGAATTTCGGACAGATAGCTATCCCATGTCTATTGGTGAAATTATTAGTCTTTATAAAGATGGCGAAATGATGATTAACCCTGATTTTCAGCGTTATTTTAGATGGACTATTGATCAAAAAAGTCGTTTCGTTGAATCTATTTTATTAGGTATCCCTATCCCTTCAATTTTTGTTTATCAAAGAGAAGAAGATAGCGTTTGGGAATTGGTTGATGGACTGCAAAGAATTTCTACAATTTTAGAGTTTGTTGGCGAACTAAAAGATGAAAATGGTCATTTAAAACCTCATTTAATTTTAAAAGGAACTAAGTTATTACCTAGCTTAGAAGGGGTTCAGTGGGAAAAGGCTAAAAATGAAGATTATAATTTACCTAATCCTCTGAGAATTGACTTTAAACGGGCTAAAATGCAAGTCCAAATTATCAAAAAAGAATCGGATAAGAATGCAAAATTTGAGGTTTTTGATCGCTTAAATACAGGAGGTTCATTTTTATCCTATCAAGAAGTGCGTAATTGTCTTTTAATTATGCTTGATAAAACGCTCTATAACTGGTTATCAGACCTAGCAAATAATGAGGATTTCCAAACTTGTATTTCAATTTCAGATCGCTTAAAAGAAGAACGTTACGATATGGAGTTAGTGTTAAAATATTTAGCAATTTCAGATGTTAATTTTGAGCCTAAAGAATTTAGTAAAAAAGAAGTCAATGAATATTTAACTGATTACCTTACAGAGTTGTGTAAATCAATATTATTTGATCGTGATCTTGAAAAAAGAAAATTTGAAAAAATCTTTTTATTGCTGCGTATAGCAACAGGGGATGAAACCTTTCAAAAGTATAGTGAAGATCGATTTAAAGGGAAATTTCTTGATTCAGCTTATGAAGCAATTACCACTGGATTAAAAGCAAATATAGATACCTATTCTGAAACTGAGACTGATATTAATATAGTTAGACAAAAAATTCAATTAATGTGGTCAGAAAATGATTTTATCGATCATATTGGTACAGGTTCAAGAGCAAGAAATCGTATTCCTCGTATGATTAGTTTTGGCCAAGAACATTTTAAGAAATGAGTAAAGATAATCAAACGGTTAGTATTCTTGAACAAAATTTAGATGATGATTTAAGCTGGAGAATCAAAGAGCTTAGCTTATTAAAAAACAAGATTCCTGTACAAAAAGGAACTGAACAAGCTGTATTAATTAAGGCTGGAATAACTCTATTATATGCTCATTGGGAAGGTTTTGTTAAATATTCTGCTGAATGTTATTTACAATTTGTCTCTATGCAAAGACTTAAATATAATGAACTTGACTATTGTTTTATTGCCCTTTGTTCTCGAAAATCAATTAACGAGTTATTAAAAACCCAAAAATTTGAATTACAACAAGAAATAGTCAAAAACTTATTAGATAATTTAGAACAAAGAGCACAAATTCCTTATGAAGGAATCATTAATACAAAATCCAATTTAAACTTTGAAGTATTTCGTGATATTTGTGTGATTATTGGAATTGACTATAAGCAATATGAAACTAATCAAAAGGCTATTGATGAAAAACTTCTTACTGTTAGAAATAAAATTGCTCATGGGAAAGATCTAAAGAAGAATTATGAAGATTTTATTGATATTTATCAAATAGTCACAACTTTAATGAGAAATATTAAAGATGATATTCTCAATGCGGCAATTACTGAGCGATACAAAAGAACCTTGTAGGGTAGGCAAAACATGAATTCTTAGACCTTATTATTAATAATATCAATTTGCCCACCCTACCTGATTGAAGTGCGATCGCTAATTTAAAATAATTGTTTTATACTTGGATTAACGATCATTGCTTGATACAATTCAAAAGCGATTTTGTTGCTTAATTTAGGTTCTCATGATGAAGTATATTAGTGCGATCGCCGATTTTGTAGTGGGCAAAGCTTTAATTATTACATTTTATTATGAATAACATCGATTTGCCTACCTTACCCGATCGGAGTGCGATCAATCGCTGATTTAAGGTAGATTATCTCCTAGCAATGACATCAAGCGGTAATTGGAGACAAGATAAACTACTTACTCCCTATGAAATTGCTAAACTTAAACAAAGTGGACTGGATATTCACGATCTCAAAGGAGGCAAAAATGCGTCTAAAAAAGATGGTTCTACCGAACTTGTCATGTAAAAATAAAAAATAAAACGTTAAACTTGCAACATAAAAATAAAATTTTTATCTTGTGTAACTGAAGACTGGAGTGCATTATAACACATTTTATGTTTAAATAGTAGTGAAATTAAAGACAATATTTAAACTGGAGTTATACTTATGCCATCAAATCCTCAACTAAATTTAATGACTAACCTGTTACAACTAGAAGGAGTGACAGTCATCAATTATCAGATAATAAAAGAGATAGGAATAGTTTTATCTGTAGAGAAAATAGAGCCAAATGCTACCTGTATTTACTGTGGTTCAAAAACGAGGAAAGTTCATCAAAATAACGAATTAACAATTAGGGATTTACCCTGGGGAGAAAAATCGGTTTATTTAAAAATTAATCGTCGGCAAATGAGATGTGAGCATTGTCAAAAGAAATTCACAGAGGAATTGAGTTATGTGCCCAAAAAAAGAACTTATACTGAGAGATTTAGAAAGAAAATAATTGAAGAAGTTTTAAATAGTGACATCAAGAATGTAGCGAAAAGAAATGGAGTTAGTGAACAAGAAATAGAAACGATGCTGAAAGATGTAGGAGAAGACTTAAACCAAGAAAAACCGAGGGAATTAAGGCGATTAGGAATTGATGAAATCGCGGTGATTAAAGGACAAGGAAATTATTATGTTGTCTTAGTTGATTTAGAGAGAGGAGTGATAGTAGGAATTCTAGAAAAACGAATAGAAGAGGAAGTTTTAAAATATCTAGAAGCATGGGGAGAAGAGGTTTTGACGAAGATTGAAGAAGTGAGTATAGATCTTTGGAAACCTTATAAAAATATTGTGAATAAATTAATGCCCCAAGCTGAAGTCGTAGCTGATAGATTTCATGTAATGAAACAAGTTAATGAGGAATTAGATGCTCAAAGAAAAACTCTTAAAAGAGAAGCTAAAGAGCTAAAAGATACTAATCAAAAAGAAGAAATATTGTCAGGATTAAATAAGAGTAAATATGTTTTATTGAAAAATGAAGAAGATTTAAACGAAGAGCAAAAAGAAAAATTAGAGCAAGTCTATAAAACGTCAGAAGTCCTATCAAAAATGCACCAATTGAAGGAGGAATTTAGAGACATTTTTGAAACCCAGTCAGACTGGGTTTCAGGACTATTTGAATTAGCAGATTGGTGTCAAAAGGCTTATTCATTGTACCCGAAAAGTTGTGGAACAATTAGGCGTTGGATTGGAGAAATTATTGCCTATTTTGACCAAGGAACAACTCAAGGAATAGTCGAAGGTATTAACAATAAATTAAAGTTGATTAAAAGGAGAGCTTATGGCTTTAGAAATTTTGGTAATTTTCAACTCAGAAGTTTCTTAACTTGGCATTTTACTCGTTAATTCTACATTCTAAGTTCGGTAGAACCAAAAAGATTTATATAAAGATGACCAAGCAAACATTTATATTAAGTTAAAAGGAGGAATAGGTTTAGGTAAAGCAACAGGACTAAATATCAATGATTTTTAATTAATTAATCTTAAGGAGAAAAAATGTCATTTGAAATTACAGCCTTTTTTACTATAACAGGATTAGACTTTGATCCTCAAAATATTACTAAAAAATTAGAAATCCTCCCAACAAAAACTTGGAAAATAGGGGATATAATTCATCCAAAATCAACATTAAAGAGAGAATATAATGGATGGGTTCTTGAGTCTAAATTAAGCAAAAGTAATGACCTTGAAGATCATATTAAATCAGTCTTTGAACAATTACAACCTGTTTGGAATATCGTTCAAGAAATTGGTCATAATTATAATATAGAAATTAGTTGTGTTATTTATACTGATGGAGAAGTTCCTGTCATTCATTTAGACAAAGAAATCGTTAATAAAAGTTATCAAATTAATGTAGAAATAGATATTGATTTATATGTCTTGCCAAATAATACGATAGAAAATGATCAACAAAAGAAAGAACTTGTTAAGTTGATATAAATTTACTGGGTAAAGAATTGACATTACGTTTTATCTTGACTTATGGACGACAAGCTACTTGAAAAATACCTTGAATACGCTAACACCGAAGAGTCCTATGCAGTTCTCTTTGTGAATTAGAAGAAACTTATATCAATATTTTAAATATTTTCGAGAACAATAATGTTGAATATTGGCATCATCGTTATTTGTTTATGGCAATTACTATGAGTGAAGCTATTCAACCAACCATAAAAGCTTATTTATCCAGGTCAGTGATGCTAATCACTTTATTAGTGCGATCGCGGATTTAAAATAATTATTGTAAAATAGATAAATGTAATACAATTGTCTATCTTGTAGGGTGCGTTAATGAAATATAATGCACCGAATTTATTAACATCAAGGAGATTCAATTAAATTAGTTAATCCTAAATTGCTGAGATATGTATTAAAAACATGAACCGCATCAGGGTTATATCCCCCGTTATTTAAAAAAGCTAAAGGTGACAGTTTGACTTGATAGGATAATGCTTGATTCGTAGCTACTAATCTGGCATAATGTTCACAGTTCCAACCAAGCAAACCATAATGCCACGTTTTAAAACAATCTAACGCATAGATTAATCTTTCTATAACTAAATTAGGTTTTAGTGCTTTAGTAGGAGTTAGCTTTAATTTATCTTGATATTTTAACATAGGAAGAAGTGCTGGAAATTCTCCTGTACTAAATAAATATTTATCGGAAAGACCGATTCCATAATGATTGGTAATATCTGACCATTCTAATAACCGTCCGTAGAACTTACTATTAGGATCGATCTCAGCTTTGATTTCTTGAGCTAATTTAGTTACTTGACTTTTATTTAACATCTCAGTTGAATTTAAACGATAATTTCAAGAATGACCCTATTCAGTTTAAATTATGATAAAATCTAAGATCAGTGATTCTAATCACTGTATTAGTGCGATCGCTAATCTTGTAGAGTGGGCAAAACGTTAACTTTTCGATGTTATTATGAATAATATCAATTTGCCCACCCTACCCCATTGGAGTGCGATCGCTAATTTAAAATAATTGTTTTTACCCTTAGTGTTTGTTTTAATTCATGATAATAAGTAGAAATGAGCTATGAAAAGAATATTTAATAGTGCTGACTTTTTCCAACCAACAGATGATGAGCCTATTCGATCAGTTATTACTGAATCTAAAGAGGCTACTGTAGTAGCTTGGTATATTAAGCCAGGACAAGAAATCTATGCGCATATTCACCCTCATGGACAAGATACCTGGACTATTTTGAGAGGGAAGGGAGAATACTATCTAGATGAAGCAGGAACCAAGAAGTCTATCGTTGCAGGAGATGTGGTAATTGCTCATACTGGATGTTTGCATGGAGTGTTTAACAACGGTGATGAACCATTGATTTTTATTTCGGTTGTATCGCCGTCTGATGCAGGTTATCAACTTGTTTCTTTAGACAATACTGTTGAAAATCTTGCTATTGAGTAGTGCGACTAACAGAATAGAATATCTGATACACGCTTGAATATCCTCTTAACTAAAATCCCGAAAATAACTCTTTCAATATAGAAAATTATGAAGATCAAGAAGAAGCTATTTTATTAGTCAATTTAGGTTCTCATGATGAAGTATATTAGGGCGATCAAAATATTCATGTCCATCTCTAGTTTAGCAACTTTGTTAATATGAGGATTGCTATATTAAATTTTACTACTCAATGATATTAATAGCGAGATTGTTTGAGACAATCAACAAAAGCAAACTGTTAACTCATAACAATCAGTAACTCATCGACGCTATGCCAGAAAACGCCATTGAATCGATCCTACAAGAAAAACGGTTATTTAATCCGTCCCCTGAATTTGCTGAAAATGCCCATATTAAAAGCTTAGACCAGTATAATGAACTATACGAAAAAGCAAAAGCTGATCCTCAAGCATTTTGGGCAGACTTAGCAGAAAAAGAATTGCATTGGTTTAAAAAATGGGATCAAGTTCTCGATTGGCAACCCCCCTTTGCTAAATGGTTTGTTGGGGGAAAATTGAACATTTCCTACAACTGTCTCGATCGCCATTTAACCACCTGGAGACGCAACAAAGCAGCCATTATCTGGGAAGGGGAACCCGGTGACTCTCGTACCCTTACCTATGGGGAACTCCATCGAGAAGTCTGCCAGTTTGCCAACGCAATGAAGCAATTAGGGGTTAAAAAAGGCGACCGTGTGGGAATCTATATGCCCATGATCCCCGAAGCCGCGATCGCCATGTTAGCCTGTGCCCGCATCGGTGCGCCCCATAGCGTCGTCTTTGGCGGATTTAGTTCAGAAGCCCTCAAAGATCGCCTAGAAGATGCTCAAGCTAAGTTAGTTATCACCGCAGACGGTGGATTTCGCAAAGATAAAGCCATTCACCTCAAATCAGCCGTTGATTTAGCCCTCGAACACGGAGCCCCCACCGTTGAAAAGGTGATCGTTGTCGAACGCATCAAAGAACCCATCACCATGAAAGAAGGACGGGACTATTGGTGGCACGATCTCAAAAAAACCGCCTCTGCTGACTGTCCGGCCGAAGAAATGGACAGCGAAGATACCCTGTTTATCCTCTACACCAGTGGCAGTACGGGAAAACCCAAGGGAGTTGTCCACACCACCGGGGGTTACAACCTCTATACCCACATGACCACTAAATGGGTGTTTGACCTCAAAGATACCGATGTTTACTGGTGTACCGCCGATGTGGGCTGGATCACAGGTCATAGCTACATTGTCTATGGTCCCCTGTCCAATGGGGCAACCAGCTTGATGTACGAAGGAGCCCCTCGTCCCTCGAATCCTGGCTGTTTTTGGGATGTGGTGGAAAAATACGGCGTAAATATCTTCTATACGGCTCCTACGGCGATTCGTGCCTTTATTAAAGCGGGAGACGAACTACCCAACGCACGGGATCTCTCCTCGTTGCGGTTGTTAGGAACGGTCGGCGAACCCATCAACCCCGAAGCGTGGATGTGGTATCACCGTGTCATCGGTAAGGAACGCTGTCCCATCGTGGATACATGGTGGCAAACAGAAACGGGTGGCATTATGATTACGGCCTTACCTGGGGCTATTCCCACCAAACCGGGTTCAGCGACTCGTCCCTTCCCTGGTATTATCGCCGATGTGGTCAATGAAGAAGGCCACAGGGTTCCTGATAATGCGGGGGGTTATTTGGTGATTAAACACCCCTGGCCGAGTATGCTCCGTACTGTTTATGGCAATCCTGAACGCTTCCGTAAGACCTACTGGGACCCCATTGCACCCATCGACGGAGAACAGGTCTATTTTGCCGGAGATAGTGTACGTCGCGATGAAGATGGCTATTTTTGGATTATGGGACGGGTGGATGACGTGATGAACGTCGCTGGACATCGTTTGGGGTCGATGGAGTTAGAATCAGCCTTAAAGTCCCATCCTGCGGTCGCTGAAGCTGGAGTGGTGGGAACTCCCCATGAGATTACCGGAGAGCAGATTTTTGCCTTTGTTATTCTCAAAAATACAGCTACACCATCCGATGAATTGGCGCAGGAGTTAAAACAGCACGTTGTCATGGAAATTGGTGCGATCGCTCGTCCTGGCGAGATTCAATTTACCGAAGCACTCCCGAAAACGCGATCGGGTAAAATCGTTCGTCGCTTTTTGCGTCAAATTGCAGCCGGACAAGAAATTGTGGGCGATAAAACGACGGTAGAAGATCCAACGGTTTTGGACAAGTTAGAAGCAGAAATCGCTCATAAACGAGCCAAAGCTGCGGTTTAATAGTTGGGGTGGGCTCTGCCCACCTTTACTTTCCCTCAACTCAATTAACGATAGAGTGGAGATCTTCCAGGATGAGAGCAATCGCACTCATGGAATTTAATCTTATTTTTTCAACAACTTAAAGAAAGTTTCCTTATCAAGTCCAATATCTTGAATCATTCCCATTAGTGTACCTTGTTTAATGTCTTTTCCTGAATGAATCGGAACAACAACTCTTTGTCCTTGATTATTCTTATAAATTGCATGACTTCCCTTTTGACGATCAAAATAAAACCCTAACTTTTCAATTACTTTGATAAAATCTTTCGGTTTAACACTTGAGAAATTACTCATGCTAAAATACTTAACGGTTTAACAATTAAATTATCTTGAGGAATCGGTTGATTATCTTCTCTTAAACTTTCCAAATATAATTCAATCGCTTCTGTGATATTTTTAATGGCTTCTTCAAAGGTATCTCCTTGGGAATGACACCCTTTTAAAGTAGGACAAAAAGCATGATAACCTCCTTCTGCTTCTTGTTCCAGAAGAACCGTATAGTTATAAATCCGTTTACTTGTATTATCCATTGCTTTGATTGAGTTTAAACTAATCTGATCATAAACGTTTTTTACAAAGAGTGCATCCCTTCAATATAGATCAGGTGCATTACACTACTTTAAGACACTCTATAAGAACAGCGATCGCACTATCCAATGGGGAAAAACGTATTGGAATTGAAAACATAGGAATAGCTTTAGGACACTCGAAGCAATTCTTTTTCAAAAGAACACAACGCGAGTCAAAAGAATTGAAAAATTTAAAACAAACCGGATTTTCAGGTCAACAAGTCTGGGTAAAAATTATCGGTGGAGATAGTAATCAAGAATTATTCAGGGCAAAAACACTTGGACTTCGAGATTTTGTCAAGCTGGTTACTTATGAAGCAACAGTTTATCGAAATATGAAAGCAATTATTTTACTAGCAGTTTTTGCCGAAACAGGAATAGAGAAAATATTAGAAGATGCTTTTTCAGGTAGATCAATTGACTTTATTTTAGATAAAATTGTTCATTATAGTCAATGGACTTATGAAGAATTAGAGGAAGTATTAGCTTACAATCGAGCAGAAGTTCGTGCCCTTTATCATTAGTAGGCACGCTTTTGGCAATTTCGTAGGGTGTGTTAATGAAATGTAACACACCATCGTCATGCTTAATTCAATATTGAGTTATGATAGATAATAAAATTAATATCAATTAAAACATCTAAAAAAGCAAAAACCATGAAACCCTCTAGATTAAGAGATGAACTTATTGAAGAAATCTATTTAATTCCCGATACGGAGTTAGCGCAAATTTATCAAATGATTCATGATTTTAGATTATCTTCAGAAAAAAGACAGGATAATCTCAAAAATACGCTTAAATTTGCTGGTAATTGGGATGATTTAACGGAAGAACAATTTACTAAACTTTCGGCTCAAATAACTCTACGTCGTCAGCAAGCATCTAGAGAGAGAAGAAATGATGAAAGTATCGCTGATTTACACTGATATTTTGTCTCTTTTCTTTCGTAATAATCCCAATGTTATTGCTAATTTTACAACTTAATTTCAAGTATTGGAAAAAAATAAAAAGGTGCGTGGAGGACGCACCCAAAGGTCACGCAGAACTCTTATAATTAGGCCGCATCATCATCATGGGCAAAGCGATTATAGAGGAAGTCTAAGGCATAGTTGCGAAGATCGTAGTATTGGGGATCTTCCATAATGCGATCGCGGTCACGGGGACGGGAGAAGGGAATCGTCATAATTTCCCCAATAGCAGCAGCAGGACCATTGGTCATCATCACGAGACGATCGGCGAGAAATAACGCCTCATCGATATCATGGGTAATCATCAACACGGTACAACGGTGATCGTTCCAAATTTTGAGCAATTCTTCCTGTAATTCCTCTTTAGTGATAGCATCCAATGCCCCAAAGGGTTCATCTAAGATTAACACTTCAGGACGAATAGCCAGAGCCCGCGCAATGGAAACCCGTTGTTTCATCCCCCCGGAAATTTGGGTTGGTTTTTTGTTTTCTGCTTCGCTTAAACCCACCATTGCCAGATGATCCCGAACAATAGCCCGTTTTTCGGCTTCTCGTCGGTTAGGATCGACCGCATCCACCGCTAAATAGACATTTTCAAACACCGTTAACCAAGGAAGGAGGGCATAATTTTGGAAGACCACCATGCGATCGGGTCCTGGTTTAGTGACGGGTTTTCCATTGACTAAAACCGATCCATCGGTGGGTGTGGCAAACCCTGAAACCATGTTTAAAAGGGTAGATTTTCCGCAACCCGAATGGCCGATCACACAGATAAATTCGCCATCCTTAACGGTTAAATTGACATCTTTTAAAACGGTATAGGGACCCTTTGGTGTAGGATAAACTTTGCTGACGTTTTCGATAACAACAGAGAGATTATTATTCATAGTGGGTTGACGTTTTAAGTTAAGGGTTTTAGGGTGATTAGATTGAATAGTTTGCATCGATTTCTCCGTGTTCATAAAGTTAATAGTAGGGTGGGCAATGCCCACCAAAAACGAGAATTAAGCAGCAATATTAGGTGGAGATTTAACCCCATCGAGATGAACTTCTGCCATGGTAAAGTTCTGTTTAATCTCCAAGTGATTGAGATAACTGACGGGATCTTCTGCATCAAAGGTGACACCATCAAACAATTTGATAGGTTCACGACGATACTTAATATCCACCATGCCTAATTCCCGCGCTGCCGTACTAAAGACGCTGACCCGACAGACCCGTTCTAAAATTTCCACCCAGTTGCGGGGGAAGGGAATATGACCCCATCGCGCCATTTGCGTCATCATCCAGAGGTGTTCTGTCCGACTGGGACGGTTCATCCCTTCGCCAAAGAACATATGATGGGCATATTCAATGGATTTTTCTAGATTGCAACTATAATCATTGGGATCGCCGAGTTGAATGTATTCAGGGTTGGTACTGAGGTAGGGACGACTGGCTAATAATTGGCGAATATCCTCATGATTGGCTTTATCGGCGCAATATTGACAGGCTTCTAGTAAGGCTTTCACCACAGCGATATGGCTGTTGGGGTAGGCATTCGCCCAGTCTTCCCGAACCCCTAAGACTTTGCCGGGGTGTCCTTGCCAAATTTCTAAGTCAGTGGCGATGGTAAACCCAACTCCTTCCATGGCCGCCCGCATATTCCACGGTTCGCCCACACAGTAACCGTCGATGGTTCCGGCTTTCAGGTCAGCCACCATTTGCGCGGGGGGAATAGTTTCTAAGTGTACATCTTTATCGGGATCGATGCCTCCTGCTGCTAACCAATAGCGTAAGAGGATGTTATGGGTAGAAGAGGGGTGAACCATGCCGAAAATATGACGTTTTTCGGTGGATTCTAGTAACATCCGTCTTAATTGACTGACGGTATGGACTCCCTGTTCATAGAAAGACTGTCCGAGGGTGATCCCATTGCCGTTGCGGGTCATGGTCAACGCAGACACGATGGGTAAGGGAGTTTCTTGGTGTCCTCCGGCGGTCAACCAGGTGGGCATTCCGGCGGGCATTTGGGCAGCATCTAGGTATCCTCCGGCGATTCCATCCACAATACCGCGCCAACTGCTTTCACGAACTAAATTTACCTCATCTAAGCCATGTTTGGCAAAAAATCCGCATTCTTGGGCAACAATAAGGGGGGCACAAGCGGTAAGAGGGACAAAGCCAATTTCTAAATTGACTTTTTCTAGACCATGACGGGCGATCGCTTCGGTCTTTTTGGCGCGTAATTTTTTGATCCGTTTCTGTTGGTTGAGGAAGTAGATAATTTCGCTACGGAGACTGTAGTAACTCGGATGGTTTACGACTTCCATCCGTTGACGAGGACGAGGGATATCGACTTCTAAAATACCGCCGATTTTCGATTTGGGTCCGTTGGTTAACATGACGATGCGATCAGACAGTAATACGGCTTCATCTACATCGTGCGTTACCATAACGGAGGTGATTTTATACTCGTCACAAATACGCATCAATTGTTCTTGTAAATTCCCTCTAGTTAAGGCATCTAAAGCTCCAAAAGGTTCATCAAGTAATAGTAATTTGGGACGAATAGCGAGGGCACGGGCAATAGCAACCCGTTGTTTCATCCCCCCTGAAAGTTGTTTGGGATATTTATCAACCGCGTGACGTAACCCGACTAAATCGATGTGTTGTTCGATGATTTCTTCTCGTTCTTTGGTGGGATAATCTCCCATCACTTCATCAACAGCTAGGGCAATATTTTGACGAACGGTTAACCAAGGTAACAGGGAATAATTTTGGA is part of the Rippkaea orientalis PCC 8801 genome and harbors:
- a CDS encoding cupin domain-containing protein, with the translated sequence MKRIFNSADFFQPTDDEPIRSVITESKEATVVAWYIKPGQEIYAHIHPHGQDTWTILRGKGEYYLDEAGTKKSIVAGDVVIAHTGCLHGVFNNGDEPLIFISVVSPSDAGYQLVSLDNTVENLAIE
- the acs gene encoding acetate--CoA ligase; this encodes MPENAIESILQEKRLFNPSPEFAENAHIKSLDQYNELYEKAKADPQAFWADLAEKELHWFKKWDQVLDWQPPFAKWFVGGKLNISYNCLDRHLTTWRRNKAAIIWEGEPGDSRTLTYGELHREVCQFANAMKQLGVKKGDRVGIYMPMIPEAAIAMLACARIGAPHSVVFGGFSSEALKDRLEDAQAKLVITADGGFRKDKAIHLKSAVDLALEHGAPTVEKVIVVERIKEPITMKEGRDYWWHDLKKTASADCPAEEMDSEDTLFILYTSGSTGKPKGVVHTTGGYNLYTHMTTKWVFDLKDTDVYWCTADVGWITGHSYIVYGPLSNGATSLMYEGAPRPSNPGCFWDVVEKYGVNIFYTAPTAIRAFIKAGDELPNARDLSSLRLLGTVGEPINPEAWMWYHRVIGKERCPIVDTWWQTETGGIMITALPGAIPTKPGSATRPFPGIIADVVNEEGHRVPDNAGGYLVIKHPWPSMLRTVYGNPERFRKTYWDPIAPIDGEQVYFAGDSVRRDEDGYFWIMGRVDDVMNVAGHRLGSMELESALKSHPAVAEAGVVGTPHEITGEQIFAFVILKNTATPSDELAQELKQHVVMEIGAIARPGEIQFTEALPKTRSGKIVRRFLRQIAAGQEIVGDKTTVEDPTVLDKLEAEIAHKRAKAAV
- a CDS encoding type II toxin-antitoxin system HicB family antitoxin; the encoded protein is MDNTSKRIYNYTVLLEQEAEGGYHAFCPTLKGCHSQGDTFEEAIKNITEAIELYLESLREDNQPIPQDNLIVKPLSILA
- a CDS encoding nitrate ABC transporter ATP-binding protein (This model describes the ATP binding subunits of ATP-binding cassette (ABC) transporters for nitrate transport, or for bicarbonate transport, in bacteria and archaea.), which translates into the protein MNNNLSVVIENVSKVYPTPKGPYTVLKDVNLTVKDGEFICVIGHSGCGKSTLLNMVSGFATPTDGSVLVNGKPVTKPGPDRMVVFQNYALLPWLTVFENVYLAVDAVDPNRREAEKRAIVRDHLAMVGLSEAENKKPTQISGGMKQRVSIARALAIRPEVLILDEPFGALDAITKEELQEELLKIWNDHRCTVLMITHDIDEALFLADRLVMMTNGPAAAIGEIMTIPFSRPRDRDRIMEDPQYYDLRNYALDFLYNRFAHDDDAA
- a CDS encoding type II toxin-antitoxin system HicA family toxin is translated as MSNFSSVKPKDFIKVIEKLGFYFDRQKGSHAIYKNNQGQRVVVPIHSGKDIKQGTLMGMIQDIGLDKETFFKLLKK